A window of the Streptomyces albireticuli genome harbors these coding sequences:
- the ndk gene encoding nucleoside-diphosphate kinase, with protein sequence MSQRTLVLLKPDAVRRGLIGEIVGRIERKANWTIGALELRTLDRATLEQHYAEHVGRDFYEPLMRFMSSGPVVALVVEGERVIEGVRALAGPTDPISAAPGSIRGDFGTITRENLIHASDSEESAQREIKIFFPGLA encoded by the coding sequence ATGAGCCAGCGCACCCTCGTCCTCCTCAAGCCCGACGCCGTACGACGTGGCCTGATCGGTGAGATCGTCGGCCGCATCGAGCGCAAGGCGAACTGGACGATCGGCGCGCTGGAGCTGCGCACCCTCGACCGGGCGACCCTGGAGCAGCACTACGCGGAGCACGTCGGCCGTGACTTCTACGAGCCCCTGATGCGGTTCATGTCCTCCGGGCCCGTCGTGGCGCTCGTGGTCGAGGGGGAGCGTGTGATCGAGGGCGTCCGGGCGCTCGCCGGCCCGACCGACCCCATCTCGGCCGCTCCCGGTTCCATCCGTGGTGACTTCGGCACCATCACGCGCGAGAACCTCATCCACGCCTCGGACTCCGAGGAGTCCGCGCAGCGGGAAATCAAGATTTTCTTTCCCGGCCTGGCCTGA
- a CDS encoding rod shape-determining protein translates to MSFIGRDMAVDLGTANTLVYVRGRGIVLNEPSVVAINTNTGGILAVGAEAKKMIGRTPGNIVAVRPLKDGVIADFEITERMLRYFILKIHKRRWMARPRVVVCVPSGITGVERRAVIEASTQAGARQVHIIEEPMAAAIGSGLPVHEATGNMVVDIGGGTTEVAVISLGGIVTAQSIRVAGDELDNAIIQHIKKEYSLLLGERTAEQIKITIGSAYDLEQDEHTEIRGRDLVSGLPKTVVISAAEVRKAIEEPVNSIVDAVKTTLDKCPPELSGDVMDRGIVLTGGGALLRGLDERLRRETGMPIHIAEDPLDSVALGSGKCVEEFEALQQVLDAQPRR, encoded by the coding sequence ATGTCGTTCATCGGCCGTGACATGGCTGTCGACCTCGGGACCGCCAACACGCTGGTGTACGTCAGAGGTCGCGGAATCGTCCTCAACGAGCCATCCGTCGTCGCCATCAATACCAACACCGGCGGGATCCTCGCGGTCGGGGCCGAGGCGAAGAAGATGATCGGCCGAACCCCGGGCAACATCGTCGCGGTCCGCCCCCTGAAGGACGGCGTGATCGCCGACTTCGAGATCACCGAGCGGATGCTCCGCTACTTCATTCTCAAGATCCACAAGCGCCGCTGGATGGCCCGCCCCCGGGTCGTCGTCTGCGTGCCCTCCGGCATCACCGGCGTCGAGCGCCGTGCCGTCATCGAGGCGTCCACCCAGGCCGGCGCCCGCCAGGTGCACATCATCGAGGAGCCGATGGCCGCCGCCATCGGATCCGGCCTGCCCGTCCACGAGGCCACCGGCAACATGGTCGTCGACATCGGCGGCGGCACCACCGAGGTCGCCGTGATCTCCCTCGGCGGGATCGTCACCGCGCAGTCCATCCGCGTCGCAGGCGACGAGCTGGACAATGCGATCATCCAGCACATCAAGAAGGAGTACAGCCTCCTCCTCGGTGAGCGCACCGCCGAGCAGATCAAGATCACCATCGGCTCGGCCTACGACCTCGAACAGGACGAGCACACCGAGATCCGCGGCCGCGACCTGGTCAGCGGCCTGCCCAAGACCGTGGTCATCTCCGCCGCCGAGGTCCGCAAGGCCATCGAGGAGCCGGTCAACTCCATCGTGGACGCCGTCAAGACCACCCTCGACAAGTGCCCGCCCGAGCTCTCGGGTGACGTCATGGACCGCGGCATCGTTCTCACCGGGGGCGGTGCCCTGCTCCGCGGCCTCGACGAGCGGCTGCGCCGGGAGACCGGCATGCCGATCCACATCGCCGAGGACCCGCTGGACTCCGTGGCCCTCGGCTCCGGCAAGTGCGTCGAGGAGTTCGAGGCCCTCCAGCAGGTCCTGGACGCCCAGCCCCGCCGCTGA
- the mreC gene encoding rod shape-determining protein MreC has product MRDTRESRLLLVLLVAVAFALITVDIRGGEQSPLDGVRHAAASVFGPVEKGVAAAVDPVGNAVAAVRDSGERHDRISELERENASLKQRLGSDDRNRGRARELDAMLKTAGAGQYGIKGAQVIAIGAAQGFSWTVTIDAGSNDGIRRDMTVLNGDGLVGRVTTVARSTATVLLANDPKFTVGTRMEKTGELGFANGQGDRSLRVELLNGKAVVREGDRLVTFGSSRDKPFVPGVPVGEVTRVDPSGGGLTRTLQVRPYVGYSKLDIVGVVVQPPRTDPRDTVLPPKPEGPKPTPTVTVTVTPTPSAKPED; this is encoded by the coding sequence GTGAGGGACACACGAGAGAGCCGGCTGCTGCTGGTGCTGCTGGTCGCCGTCGCGTTCGCGCTGATCACGGTCGACATCCGCGGCGGCGAGCAGTCCCCGCTCGACGGCGTCCGGCACGCCGCCGCCTCGGTCTTCGGCCCGGTCGAGAAGGGCGTCGCCGCCGCCGTCGACCCCGTCGGCAACGCCGTCGCGGCCGTCCGGGACTCCGGTGAGCGGCACGACCGCATCAGCGAGCTGGAGCGCGAGAACGCCTCCCTCAAGCAGCGCCTCGGCAGCGACGACCGCAACCGCGGCCGCGCCCGCGAACTCGACGCCATGCTCAAGACCGCCGGAGCCGGCCAGTACGGCATCAAGGGCGCCCAGGTCATCGCCATAGGAGCCGCCCAGGGCTTCTCCTGGACCGTCACCATCGACGCCGGCAGCAACGACGGCATCCGGCGCGACATGACCGTGCTCAACGGCGACGGCCTCGTCGGCCGCGTCACCACCGTGGCCCGCTCCACCGCCACCGTGCTGCTCGCCAACGACCCCAAGTTCACCGTCGGCACCCGCATGGAGAAGACCGGCGAACTCGGCTTCGCCAACGGCCAGGGCGACCGCTCCCTGCGCGTCGAGCTGCTCAACGGCAAGGCCGTCGTCCGCGAGGGCGACCGCCTCGTCACCTTCGGCTCCAGCCGCGACAAGCCCTTCGTCCCCGGCGTCCCCGTCGGCGAGGTCACCCGCGTCGACCCCTCCGGCGGCGGCCTCACCCGCACCCTCCAGGTCCGCCCCTACGTCGGCTACAGCAAGCTCGACATCGTCGGCGTCGTCGTCCAGCCCCCGCGCACCGACCCCCGCGACACGGTCCTGCCGCCCAAGCCCGAGGGCCCCAAACCCACCCCCACCGTGACCGTCACCGTCACCCCCACCCCGAGCGCCAAACCCGAGGACTGA
- the mreD gene encoding rod shape-determining protein MreD has product MRLNRILLSTALVVVALVVQVTVLARLHLPGAVPDLLLLVVIGLALVYGHTSGALLGFCAGLLADLAPPADHATGRYALVLCLVGYAVGLVRPENGRLRSATVPMIVVVVAAIGSTLLYAGVGSLVGDTSARHVGLTGLLFSAALYDLLLAPFTVPLIMTLARRTENDPLAGEGPSTMGGGEGAYGWLGGGGRGSRIGGQRTGLLGKSSRNRPGRMKGAKRL; this is encoded by the coding sequence ATGCGCCTCAACCGGATCCTGCTCTCGACCGCGCTCGTGGTGGTCGCCCTCGTCGTCCAGGTCACCGTGCTCGCCCGGCTCCACCTCCCCGGCGCCGTCCCCGACCTGCTCCTCCTCGTCGTCATCGGCCTCGCGCTCGTCTACGGCCATACCAGCGGCGCCCTCCTCGGCTTCTGCGCCGGCCTGCTCGCCGACCTCGCGCCCCCCGCCGACCACGCCACCGGCCGCTACGCCCTCGTGCTCTGCCTCGTCGGCTACGCCGTCGGCCTCGTCCGCCCGGAGAACGGACGACTCCGCTCCGCGACCGTGCCCATGATCGTCGTGGTCGTCGCCGCCATCGGCTCCACCCTGCTCTACGCGGGCGTCGGCTCCCTCGTCGGCGACACCTCCGCCCGCCACGTCGGCCTGACCGGACTCCTCTTCAGCGCCGCCCTCTACGACCTGCTGCTCGCCCCCTTCACCGTCCCCCTGATCATGACCCTCGCCCGCCGCACCGAGAACGACCCGCTCGCCGGCGAGGGACCCAGCACCATGGGCGGCGGCGAGGGCGCCTACGGCTGGCTCGGCGGCGGCGGCCGCGGCAGCCGCATCGGCGGCCAGCGCACCGGCCTCCTCGGCAAGTCGTCACGCAACCGCCCGGGCCGCATGAAGGGAGCCAAGCGCCTGTGA
- the mrdA gene encoding penicillin-binding protein 2 has product MSNLPETGRDSRVTIRLVVIQILVFSLLLTLGGRLWYLQIRNGDQYTAEAADNHIQQVVAPATRGSILDARGIPLADNETRLVVSASRTDLMKMKDRGKTVLTRLAGVLGLPADEVAAKVRLCDAKTPKPCWAGSPYQPIPITDEATTQQALQIRERAEDFPGITAEPTAVRRYAGPGGSNTAQVLGYLSPVSDDEIIKAKAAGRPPLLRSDQVGRSGLERQYDAELRGKAGVTRYEVDNLGRVIGKAKSDKAVPGANVITSIDARVQAIAERELDQAMKDARKELDRNTGVNYKADAGAVVVMESRTGRVVAMASNPTYDPNAWVGGISAKDYQQLTGKDSDYPLLNRAIQGQAAPGSVFKVISATAAVNAGYSFTDNYNCSSSYSIGSQVFKNFESKGYGPINLGRALEVSCDTVFYDLAYRQWQKDGGNNPKHPKDWFYRTAHQFGLGKETGIDLPNEVKGRVPDREWKKRYWEANKDTWCKQSGNAEDYAAKIAKENCESGMRMRAGDSVNYSIGQGDTLVTPVQMATIYAGISNGGTLYNPTVGKAVVSPDGKTVHEIRPTAHGRLPFDTRTRNQLDAALAGVATQGSAAWRFEGWPQKEIPMHAKTGTAEVYGKQTTSWFATYTQDYTIVMTISQGGTGSGASGPAVRKIYNGIYGVDDKGKIDPKKALLPHPQEKLPTIEKDGTIEAQKIEPPAPTPKESDAARKEEKDE; this is encoded by the coding sequence ATGAGCAACCTCCCCGAGACCGGGCGGGACTCCCGCGTCACCATCCGGCTCGTCGTCATCCAGATCCTGGTCTTCTCGCTCCTGCTCACCCTCGGCGGCCGCCTCTGGTACCTCCAGATCCGCAACGGCGACCAGTACACCGCCGAGGCCGCCGACAACCACATCCAGCAGGTCGTCGCCCCCGCCACCCGGGGCTCGATACTGGACGCCCGCGGCATCCCCCTCGCCGACAACGAGACCCGCCTCGTCGTCTCCGCCAGCCGCACCGACCTGATGAAGATGAAGGACCGCGGCAAGACCGTCCTCACCCGCCTCGCCGGTGTCCTCGGCCTCCCCGCCGACGAGGTCGCCGCCAAGGTCCGGCTGTGCGACGCCAAGACCCCCAAGCCCTGCTGGGCCGGCTCGCCCTACCAGCCCATCCCCATCACCGACGAGGCCACCACCCAGCAGGCCCTCCAGATCCGCGAGCGCGCCGAGGACTTCCCCGGCATCACCGCCGAACCCACCGCAGTACGCCGCTACGCCGGCCCCGGCGGCTCCAACACCGCCCAGGTACTCGGCTACCTCTCACCCGTCTCCGACGACGAGATCATCAAGGCCAAGGCCGCCGGCCGCCCCCCGCTGCTCCGCTCCGACCAGGTCGGCCGCTCCGGCCTGGAGCGGCAGTACGACGCCGAGCTGCGCGGCAAGGCCGGCGTCACCCGCTACGAGGTCGACAACCTCGGCCGCGTCATCGGCAAGGCCAAGAGCGACAAGGCCGTCCCCGGCGCCAACGTCATCACCAGCATCGACGCCCGCGTGCAGGCCATAGCGGAACGCGAGCTCGACCAGGCCATGAAGGACGCCCGCAAGGAGCTCGACCGGAACACCGGCGTCAACTACAAGGCCGACGCCGGCGCCGTCGTCGTGATGGAGTCCAGGACCGGCCGCGTCGTCGCCATGGCCTCCAACCCCACCTACGACCCCAACGCCTGGGTCGGCGGCATCAGCGCCAAGGACTACCAGCAGCTCACCGGCAAGGACTCCGACTACCCGCTGCTCAACCGCGCCATCCAGGGCCAGGCCGCCCCCGGCTCGGTCTTCAAGGTCATCTCCGCGACCGCCGCGGTCAACGCCGGCTACTCCTTCACCGACAACTACAACTGCTCCAGCTCCTACAGCATCGGCAGCCAGGTCTTCAAGAACTTCGAGTCCAAGGGATACGGCCCCATCAACCTCGGCCGCGCCCTGGAGGTCTCCTGCGACACCGTCTTCTACGACCTGGCCTACCGCCAGTGGCAGAAGGACGGCGGGAACAACCCCAAGCACCCCAAGGACTGGTTCTACCGCACCGCCCACCAGTTCGGCCTCGGCAAGGAGACCGGCATCGACCTCCCCAACGAGGTCAAGGGCCGCGTCCCCGACCGCGAGTGGAAGAAGCGCTACTGGGAGGCCAACAAGGACACCTGGTGCAAGCAGAGCGGCAACGCCGAGGACTACGCCGCCAAGATCGCCAAGGAGAACTGCGAGTCCGGCATGCGCATGCGCGCCGGTGACTCCGTCAACTACTCCATCGGCCAGGGCGACACCCTCGTCACCCCCGTCCAGATGGCCACCATCTACGCCGGCATCAGCAACGGCGGCACCCTCTACAACCCCACCGTCGGCAAGGCCGTCGTCAGCCCCGACGGGAAGACCGTCCACGAGATCCGGCCCACCGCCCACGGCAGGCTCCCCTTCGACACCCGCACCCGCAACCAGCTCGACGCCGCCCTGGCCGGCGTCGCCACCCAGGGCAGCGCCGCCTGGCGGTTCGAGGGCTGGCCGCAGAAGGAGATCCCGATGCACGCCAAGACCGGCACCGCCGAGGTCTACGGCAAGCAGACGACCTCCTGGTTCGCCACCTACACCCAGGACTACACGATCGTCATGACGATCTCCCAGGGCGGCACCGGCTCCGGCGCCTCCGGCCCGGCCGTACGCAAGATCTACAACGGCATCTACGGCGTCGACGACAAGGGCAAGATCGACCCGAAGAAGGCGCTCCTCCCGCACCCCCAGGAGAAGCTCCCCACCATCGAGAAGGACGGCACGATCGAGGCCCAGAAGATCGAGCCGCCCGCCCCCACCCCCAAGGAGAGCGACGCCGCCCGGAAGGAGGAGAAGGACGAATGA
- the rodA gene encoding rod shape-determining protein RodA, protein MSATDGYNVRRYTPERSTWGRLTARDSVVRRLDWVMLFAALALSGIGTLLVYSATRNRTELNQGDPYYFLLRNILNTGIGLGLAIAAVWVGHRALRGGVPILYAISVLLTAAVLTPLGATINGARSWIQLGAGFSIQPSEFTKITITLGMAMLLAAKVDAGDRQHPDHRTVMEALGLAALPIVIILLMPDLGSVMVLVVIVLAVLLASGASHRWIAGLLGAGVLGCVLIWQLGVLDEYQINRFAAFANPALDPSGVGYNTNQARIAIGSGGLTGSGLFHGSQTTGQFVPEQQTDFIFTVAGEELGFVGAGAIVFLVGVVLWRACRIARETTELYGTVVAAGIIAWFAFQSFENIGMTLGIMPVTGLPLPFVSYGGSSMFAAWIAIGLLQSIKVQRPVSA, encoded by the coding sequence ATGAGCGCCACCGACGGCTACAACGTCCGCCGCTACACCCCCGAGCGCTCCACCTGGGGCCGGCTCACCGCCCGCGACTCCGTCGTCCGCCGCCTCGACTGGGTCATGCTCTTCGCCGCCCTCGCCCTCTCCGGCATCGGCACCCTGCTCGTCTACTCCGCCACCCGCAACCGCACCGAGCTCAACCAGGGCGACCCGTACTACTTCCTGCTCCGCAACATCCTCAACACCGGCATCGGACTCGGCCTCGCCATCGCCGCCGTCTGGGTCGGCCACCGCGCCCTGCGCGGCGGCGTCCCCATCCTCTACGCGATCTCCGTGCTGCTCACCGCCGCCGTGCTCACCCCGCTCGGCGCGACCATCAACGGCGCCCGCTCCTGGATCCAGCTCGGCGCCGGCTTCTCCATCCAGCCCTCCGAGTTCACCAAGATCACCATCACCCTGGGGATGGCGATGCTGCTGGCCGCGAAGGTCGACGCCGGCGACCGGCAGCACCCCGACCACCGCACCGTCATGGAGGCACTCGGCCTCGCCGCCCTCCCGATCGTCATCATCCTGCTGATGCCCGACCTCGGCTCCGTCATGGTGCTGGTCGTCATCGTCCTCGCCGTGCTGCTCGCCTCCGGCGCCTCCCACCGCTGGATCGCCGGCCTGCTCGGCGCCGGCGTCCTCGGCTGCGTCCTCATCTGGCAGCTCGGCGTCCTCGACGAATACCAGATCAACCGCTTCGCCGCCTTCGCCAACCCCGCCCTCGACCCCTCCGGCGTCGGCTACAACACCAACCAGGCCCGCATCGCCATCGGCTCCGGCGGCCTCACCGGCTCCGGCCTCTTCCACGGCAGCCAGACCACCGGCCAGTTCGTCCCCGAGCAGCAGACCGACTTCATCTTCACCGTCGCCGGCGAGGAGCTCGGCTTCGTCGGCGCCGGCGCGATCGTCTTCCTCGTCGGCGTGGTGCTGTGGCGCGCCTGCCGGATCGCCCGCGAGACCACCGAGCTCTACGGCACGGTCGTCGCCGCCGGGATCATCGCCTGGTTCGCCTTCCAGTCCTTCGAGAACATCGGCATGACCCTCGGCATCATGCCCGTCACCGGACTGCCCCTGCCCTTCGTCTCCTACGGCGGCTCCTCCATGTTCGCCGCCTGGATCGCGATCGGGCTGCTCCAGTCGATCAAGGTGCAGCGACCGGTCTCCGCCTGA
- a CDS encoding CYTH and CHAD domain-containing protein, which translates to MADTVREIERKYETGDENGAGPALPPDLGGVPGVAAVTDRGTAELDAVYYDTTDRRLAAAGITLRRRTGGQDAGWHLKLPVAPGVRDEIRAPLSPDVPRALTDLVRSRIRHSGLQPLVRIRSRRDVRHLLDADGTLLAEASADTVTADLLTPGGRTAHWTEYEIELAPDGDPGFLDTVEPHLREAGLRPSDAPSKLARALAETRPAPKSGRKPPENGTKPLRNGRKPLKDEGKLSKGERKPAKDGKKPSKKERTRKSDTPRTAGDHVLAYLREQVEAVVALDPAVRRDAEDSVHQMRVATRRLRSAFRTYGKVLDRRATDPVADELKWLAAELGVDRDREVLAERLRERLAELDTALVLGPVRARLRIWAAGRRKGSRKRLATVLDGDRYLALLDTLDALLDDPPLRPAAARPAGTVLAKAVLRDYGRLAARVEHALATEPGPDRDTVLHDARKAAKRARYAAEAATPALGKPAKRFATRMKSVQTLLGDHQDSVMARGALREIAGRAHTAGESTFTLGLLHGHEERLSAAYEAKLPKLWRKASRKRYREALGA; encoded by the coding sequence ATGGCGGACACCGTGCGAGAGATCGAGCGGAAGTACGAAACCGGTGACGAAAACGGCGCCGGCCCGGCCCTGCCGCCCGACCTCGGCGGGGTCCCGGGCGTCGCGGCCGTCACCGACCGGGGGACGGCCGAGCTCGACGCCGTCTACTACGACACGACCGACCGCCGCCTGGCCGCGGCGGGCATCACCCTGCGCCGCCGCACCGGCGGCCAGGACGCCGGCTGGCACCTCAAACTCCCCGTGGCCCCCGGGGTGCGCGACGAGATCCGCGCCCCGCTGTCCCCGGACGTCCCGCGCGCCCTCACCGACCTCGTGCGCTCCCGGATCCGGCACAGCGGACTCCAGCCGCTCGTCCGCATCCGCTCCCGCCGCGACGTCCGACACCTCCTCGACGCCGACGGCACCCTCCTCGCCGAGGCCAGCGCCGACACCGTCACCGCGGACCTCCTCACGCCCGGCGGCCGCACGGCCCACTGGACCGAGTACGAGATCGAGCTCGCCCCCGACGGCGACCCCGGCTTCCTCGACACCGTCGAACCCCACCTCCGCGAGGCCGGCCTGCGCCCCTCCGACGCACCCTCCAAGCTCGCCCGCGCGCTCGCCGAGACCCGGCCGGCGCCGAAGAGCGGGAGGAAGCCGCCGGAGAACGGGACGAAGCCGCTCAGGAACGGGAGGAAGCCGCTCAAGGACGAGGGGAAGCTGTCGAAGGGCGAGAGGAAGCCGGCCAAGGACGGGAAGAAGCCGTCCAAGAAGGAGCGGACCCGTAAGAGCGACACCCCCCGCACCGCCGGCGACCACGTCCTCGCCTACCTCCGCGAGCAGGTCGAGGCCGTCGTGGCCCTCGACCCCGCCGTCCGCCGCGACGCCGAGGACTCCGTCCACCAGATGCGCGTCGCCACCCGCCGCCTGCGCAGCGCCTTCCGCACCTACGGCAAGGTCCTCGACCGGCGGGCCACCGACCCCGTCGCCGACGAGCTCAAATGGCTCGCCGCCGAGCTGGGCGTCGACCGCGACCGCGAGGTCCTCGCCGAACGCCTCCGCGAGCGGCTGGCCGAACTGGACACGGCACTCGTCCTCGGCCCCGTGCGCGCCCGGCTGCGCATCTGGGCCGCGGGCCGCCGCAAGGGCTCCCGCAAGCGCCTCGCCACCGTCCTCGACGGCGACCGCTACCTCGCCCTCCTCGACACCCTCGACGCCCTCCTCGACGACCCGCCCCTGCGCCCGGCCGCCGCCCGCCCGGCCGGAACCGTGCTGGCCAAGGCCGTCCTGCGCGACTACGGACGGCTCGCCGCCCGCGTCGAACACGCCCTCGCCACCGAACCCGGCCCGGACCGCGACACCGTCCTCCACGACGCCCGCAAGGCCGCCAAGCGCGCCCGCTACGCCGCGGAGGCGGCGACCCCCGCCCTCGGCAAGCCCGCCAAGCGCTTCGCCACCCGCATGAAGTCCGTCCAGACCCTGCTGGGCGATCACCAGGACAGCGTCATGGCGCGCGGCGCCCTCCGCGAGATCGCCGGCCGCGCCCACACGGCGGGGGAGAGCACCTTCACCCTCGGCCTGCTGCACGGGCACGAGGAGCGGCTGTCCGCCGCGTACGAGGCGAAGCTGCCGAAGCTGTGGCGCAAGGCGTCCCGGAAGCGGTACCGGGAGGCGCTGGGGGCGTGA
- a CDS encoding TIGR03960 family B12-binding radical SAM protein, which translates to MSVESVFPQLEALLPHVQKPIQYVGGELNSTVKPWESCDVRWCLMYPDAYEVGLPNQGVMILYEVLNEREGVLAERTYSVWPDLEALMREHKVPQFTVDAHRPVKAFDVFGLSFSTELGYTNMLTALDLAGIPLESKDRTIDDPIVLAGGHAAFNPEPIADFIDCAVIGDGEQAVLEITDIIRAWKAEGRPGGREELLLRLSKTGGVYVPGFYDVEYLEDGRIARVVPNRSGVPWRVSKHTVMDLDEWPYPKQPLVPLAETVHERMSVEIFRGCTRGCRFCQAGMITRPVRERSITGIGEMVEKGLKATGFEEVGLLSLSSADHTEIGDIAKGLADRYTEDKIGLSLPSTRVDAFNVDLANELTRNGRRSGLTFAPEGGSERMRKVINKMVSEEDLIRTVSTAYGNGWRQVKLYFMCGLPTETDEDVLQIGDMAVNVIAEGRKVSGQNDIRCTVSIGGFVPKPHTPFQWAPQLSAEETDARLEKLRDKIRGDKKYGRSIGFRYHDGKPGIIEGLLSRGDRRVGAVIREVYASGGRFDGWREHFSYDLWMKCAERTLPEQGVDVAWYTTRERTYEEVLPWDHLDSGLDKDWLWEDWQDALDETEVEDCRWTPCFDCGVCPQMDTSIQIGPTGKKLLPLTVK; encoded by the coding sequence ATGTCTGTCGAGTCCGTCTTCCCACAGCTCGAAGCGCTGCTCCCGCATGTGCAGAAGCCGATCCAGTACGTCGGCGGAGAGCTCAACTCCACGGTCAAGCCCTGGGAGTCCTGTGACGTCCGCTGGTGCTTGATGTACCCCGACGCCTACGAGGTCGGGCTGCCCAACCAGGGCGTCATGATCCTTTACGAGGTGCTCAACGAGCGCGAGGGCGTCCTCGCCGAGCGCACGTACAGCGTCTGGCCGGACCTCGAGGCGCTGATGCGCGAGCACAAGGTTCCGCAGTTCACCGTCGACGCGCACCGGCCCGTCAAGGCCTTCGACGTCTTCGGCCTGAGCTTCTCCACCGAGCTCGGCTACACCAACATGCTCACCGCCCTGGACCTCGCGGGCATCCCGCTGGAGTCCAAGGACCGCACGATCGATGACCCGATCGTCCTCGCGGGCGGCCACGCGGCGTTCAACCCCGAGCCCATCGCGGACTTCATCGACTGCGCCGTGATCGGCGACGGCGAGCAGGCCGTCCTGGAGATCACCGACATCATCCGGGCCTGGAAGGCCGAGGGCCGCCCCGGTGGCCGCGAGGAGCTGCTGCTCCGCCTGTCCAAGACGGGCGGCGTGTACGTCCCGGGCTTCTACGACGTGGAGTACCTGGAGGACGGCCGGATCGCCCGTGTCGTGCCCAACCGCTCCGGCGTGCCGTGGCGCGTGTCCAAGCACACCGTCATGGACCTCGACGAGTGGCCCTACCCCAAGCAGCCGCTCGTCCCGCTCGCCGAGACCGTCCACGAGCGGATGTCCGTCGAGATCTTCCGCGGCTGCACCCGCGGCTGCCGTTTCTGCCAGGCCGGCATGATCACGCGCCCCGTGCGGGAGCGAAGCATCACCGGCATCGGCGAGATGGTGGAGAAGGGACTCAAGGCGACCGGCTTCGAGGAGGTCGGCCTGCTGTCGCTGTCCTCGGCCGACCACACCGAGATCGGTGACATCGCCAAGGGCCTGGCCGACCGGTACACCGAGGACAAGATCGGCCTTTCCCTGCCGTCGACCCGCGTGGACGCCTTCAACGTCGACCTCGCGAACGAGCTGACGCGCAACGGCCGCCGGTCCGGCCTCACCTTCGCCCCCGAGGGCGGCTCCGAGCGCATGCGCAAGGTCATCAACAAGATGGTCTCGGAGGAGGACCTGATCCGCACGGTCTCCACCGCGTACGGCAACGGCTGGCGCCAGGTGAAGCTGTACTTCATGTGCGGCCTGCCGACCGAGACCGACGAGGACGTCCTCCAGATCGGCGACATGGCGGTCAACGTCATCGCCGAGGGCCGCAAGGTCTCCGGCCAGAACGACATCCGCTGCACGGTCTCCATCGGCGGCTTCGTGCCCAAGCCGCACACCCCCTTCCAGTGGGCGCCGCAGCTCTCCGCCGAGGAGACCGACGCCCGCCTGGAGAAGCTGCGCGACAAGATCCGCGGCGACAAGAAGTACGGCCGCTCGATCGGCTTCCGCTACCACGACGGCAAGCCCGGCATCATCGAGGGCCTGCTCTCGCGCGGTGACCGCCGCGTCGGCGCCGTGATCCGCGAGGTCTACGCGTCGGGTGGCCGCTTCGACGGCTGGCGCGAGCACTTCAGCTACGACCTGTGGATGAAGTGCGCCGAGCGCACGCTGCCCGAGCAGGGCGTCGACGTCGCCTGGTACACCACGCGCGAGCGCACCTACGAAGAGGTCCTGCCCTGGGACCACCTGGACTCCGGTCTCGACAAGGACTGGCTCTGGGAGGACTGGCAGGACGCCCTCGACGAGACCGAGGTCGAGGACTGCCGCTGGACGCCGTGCTTCGACTGCGGAGTCTGCCCGCAGATGGACACGAGCATCCAGATCGGCCCCACGGGCAAGAAGCTGCTGCCGCTCACGGTGAAATAA